The nucleotide sequence AAATACCCCTGGCTGTAGGGGTCCTGGCCGGTCGTATAGTTCATCACCCCATCCTGGATATACTCGAGCGTGTTCTGGTCCAGATCGAACCCACCGATGATCATGTCCTCCGCCATGCCCTGCTGGTCGGCGGCCTGGCCGATGAACCACGAATAGACGCCGCTGCCGACCATGCCATCCAGGTCTGGATTCGCCGTGAGGTGGTTTTCGACCGCCGAGACGCCGTCGCTGGCGGCATCGCCGTACTCGACTCGTTCGGTGAGTTCGATGTCTGTCCGCTGTTTGATGGCGTCCTCCGCGCCGTTGGCACGCGAGACCATCCCGCTATGGCCTTGGTCGGCCAGCCCGACTGTGACTTTACTCGCGTCGTCCGGCAGTTTCTCTACGAGCGCCATCCCGTTGGCATACCCCGAGGAGTACTGGTCTTGGCCGACAAAGGGCAATGCGCGACCGAACTCATCGCGCATGAACTGTCGGCCCTCCCCGCGAAGACTGTTGGTGTTGAACGTCAACACCACGATGTCGTTGTCCAGGGCGTCGTTGATGACGGTATTGTATGCTTGCGTGTTGGTGACCGTCGTGATGATCACGTCCGGTTGAGAGGCGACGACGTTCTCGAGGATGTTGACCTGCCCTTGCGCATCGAATCCACCGGAGGGGCCGGTAAAAGTGGCGTTCCATCCCAGCTGGGTCGCCGCGTCGTGAAGCCCGCCGATCGCGGGGTTCCAGAACGAGATCGCGCCGTTGTGACAGACCATCGTTACGTCTCGCTCCGGCGGATCCCGTGTGAAATCCAGGTCCGTCGGCGGCGGGTTCAGATCGATCCGCTGATACGAGGGCGCGGCCCCATCACCACTTCCATTCCCTTCTCCGTCAGTTTCCGCTTCAGTATCTCCCTGCTGGAGGCACCCTGCCAGCCCGCCGACAGCTGAGAGTGCCCCGAGTTGTTGCATCACCCGGCGACGTGAGATACCTCTTCCAGCACTGATACGCACCTGATTGTCATCTGTTGGCATGACAATTGTTGTCCTAACGCCAGGATATAATATCTATTGATTGTTCATTATGTATTGTATGTCTCTCGGGTTGTCTTTGCACCGTCCCGGTGTCTCCCCGCAGATTCGATGGATGCCACGGGGCGATCTCATGGTTCGGCCAGTGACGGACCGGTCGGTCGTCACTGACGGACGCAGTGTATTACCCGTTGCCAGCAAATACGACAGTCCAGGTATTCTTTCGTCTCCCGGTTTCCGGTGGTCACGCGCTCAGCCTCGCTCACCGCGTGCCATCCAGGGCGGCCAGCGCCTCGGCGGCCTCGCGGGCGGCTTCGAGCGCGTCTGTGGCACGGCGGGGATCGTCGGTCGCTTCGGCCTGCCGGGCGAAGGTAGACAGCGTGGCGACGAGTGAATCCCGGGCATCCTGGAGGTCGCCAGCATCACGGGTGGGCTGTGGACTCGCCCCGGGTTCGAGTCCCGGTACGTCGACACGCTGGTCGTGTTGGGGACCAGTCTCGCCCCTAGCGTGCCCTGGCGTCTCGGGTTGGGGTGGCTCTTCGTGCGCTGGACTCGTTGGCGACTCGACAGGCGGCTGGGCCGATGCTTTGGCCGTCTCTGGCTCCGACTGGGGTTTCGTGTCTCCCGTCTGGGCCCCTGACTGGGCACCTGTCTGGGCCCCTGCGTTCGTCGTTGCGTCCTGGGTTTCGGCCGTGCCGTCCGTGGCTTCGGCCTCACTGGCCGCGTTCTCGCCGGCCGATTGCTGACAGGTTGGACAGAACTCCTGGCCGTCGTACCGGAAGATGGGATCACCACACCGCTCGCAATGGGTGTCCGTCATCGTCGCCCCCTGCAACAGCAACTCGCTCATCTGTTCAGTTGCCTCGCGTTTCTTTCGATCGTGCTCGAACTGTTCGCGGAGCCGTTCGCGTTCGGCTTCCTCGTCGAAGTCGCTCATGTGTCTAGAGGGCCGGTCAATGGACAAAGACGTTGCGACCGACTCCCAGTCGGCTCAGAACCGGTTCGAACTACCTACGGTGATAGCGTCAGGGATTCCTCGTCCAGCGCGACCTCGTAGTACCCGTGGGTGTTCCAGTCGAGTTCGGTCCCGTTCTGGGACAGTGTCCCGCCGTCGACGGTCACACGCAGGTGTCGGCCTTCCGGGAAGTCCTCGGGCACTGTCCACTCCCAGACAGTTTCCTCGCCTGATTCGGTGACATCGGCGGAGGCGAACAACTGTTGACCGCGCCAGTACGCGCCGACGGTAGCGAGGGTGTCGATCCAGACGTCGCCGGCGGATTTGGCGTGTTCGATACTGTCGATGATCGCATCGATCTCGACCGGCGCGTACCACTCCTGAGTGGTCGGCGTGATCGAGTGAAAGACGAGTATCTGCCACTCACTGTTTGCCCGAGCGCCATCGATCAGGTCGATGAAGGTCTCGGCGGTGTCGCCCTCTTCGGCCACGTAACACGGCAGGTCGTACGGGTCGCTGTTGTCGTTCGGGCTAATCTCACCGCCACCAAGCTTTCGGTTGAGGAAGAGATCGGACTGCTCGGCCGGCTCGATCCACTCGCTGTCGCCGTAGGGCGCTGCCATCGTCCAGACGTCTTCCTGTCCCAGCGTGTCGATGATGTATTGGTTACACTGCTCGATCTCGGCTGCTGGATCCGAAAGTGGCTCGCCGAAGGAGCTCTCGGTCATATCGCCGTACGGATGGCTGACGGTTTGATTTCCGAGCTCGTGGCCATCCTGGCGGGCTTGCGTCCACCCCTCCTCGAACCCCGCGACGTCCTCGTTGACGTTGATTGCGAGATAGAACGACATGTTCATCTCTGTCCCCGCGAGTGCATCGTAGTGTTCGAGCTGCGAGGGTTGGCCGTTGTTGTATGAGTAGGTGACGGCCCCGTTGAATCCGGCCCAGTCGAGCACTTCCAGGCCTCCTGGGTCGCCGGTCGGCTTCGGGACCCCGTTCCGGTCGGGCGTCGGCAGCGGCGCCAGGGGCCCGTTGGCCGACTGCGGGACATCCGGGTCCAGTTCCGTCTCGGTCTCCGTCTCCGTTTCTGTCTCCGTGTCAGTTTCCGTCTCGGTCTCCGTTTCAGTCTCTGTTTCGGTCTCCGTGTCGGCTTCCGTTTCAGTCTCGGTTGGCGTCTCTGTCCCTATATTCACCATCCCCGATTGGTCCGGCGTAATCGTCCCATCCGGCGGTGTCTCTCCCTGGTTGGACGTATTGTCCTCTTGACACCCGGCCAGCGTCGTCAGTCCAGCTGCCCCCGCGATCGTCAGAAATCGACGACGGTCGATTACGGATCGTTCCCCCGTATCCTGGTCAGTCATGCACGGTCCCAAATTCAGACTCACTCTATTTGGGCTTTAGTATTTTGTCTATATTTGTCAGCCGCCTCGCGCGTCTTTTGATCCCCCTACGTCGACAACGTCAGGGACGCCTCGTCCAGGTCGACCTCGTAGTACCCGTGGGTGTTCCAGTCGAGTTCGGTCCCGTTCTGGGACAGTGTCCCGCCGTCGACGGTCACGCGCACGTGTCGACCCGCCGGGAAATCCTCGGGCACTGTCCACTCCCAGATGGTTTCCTCGCCCGACTCCGCAACCTCCGCGGATTCGAGGAGTTGGTGACCGCGCCAGTACGCGCCGACGGTAGCGAGGGTGTCGATCCAGACGTCGCCGGCGGATTTGGCGTGTTCGATACTGTCGATGATTGCATCGATCTCGACCGGCGCGTACCACACCTCGTCGGTCGGCGCGATCGTATGAAACAGGAAGATCTGCCACTCGCCGGCCTCGCGAGCGTCGTCGATCAGATCGGTGAAGGTCTCGGCGGTGTCACCTTCCTGGGCCATGTAACACGGGAGATTGTACGGATCGGCGTCGTCGTCCGGAGTGACGGCTCCGCCACCGACCCCTCTGCTGAGGAAGAGATCGGACTGCTCGGCCGGCTCGCTCCAGCCGGTGTCGCCGTAGGGGGCTGCCATCGTCCAGACGTCCTCCTGGCCCAGCGTCTCGATGATGTACTGAGAACACTGCTGAATCTCCGTCGCTGTGTCCTCGACGGGCTCGCCGAAGGAACTCTCGGTCATATCGGCGTACGGATGGCTGACGGTGTGATTCCCGAGTTCGTGGCCGTCCTGAGCGGCCAGGGTCCAGCCACCTTCGTATCCATCGAAGTCTACGTTGCTGGTGAGATAGAACGTCATGTTCATCTCGGTCGCCGCGAGCGCGTCGTAGTGCTGGAGGTTCGAGGGTTGGCCGTCGTCGTAGGTGTAGGTGACGGCCCCCTCGAATCCGGCCCAGTCGAGCACTTCCAGGCCCCCTGGCTCGCCGGTCGGCTTCGGAACCCCGTTCCGGTCGGGCGTCGGCAGCGGCGCCAGGGGCCCGTTGGCCGACTGCGGGACATCCGGGTCCAGTTCCGTCTCGGTCTCCGTTTCTGTCTCCGTGTCGGTCTCTGTTTCCGTTTCAGTCTGTGTTTCCGTTGTTGTTTCCGTGTCGGTCGTTGTTTCCGTCGGCGTCGACGTATCAGTCGATTCCGTCGGTGTGTTCTGACCTTCTGTCGTCGCTTCCTCACAGCCAGCGAGCGTTGTGAGTCCAGTCGCCCCCGCGATCGCCAGAAACCGCCGACGATCGACCGCCGTCGGTTCCCCCGTATCTTGGTCTGACATACAACAGTCCGAATTTTCGGACCCGTTCGATAAACATTGTGGTATTTTATCTTCATAGTTCTACAATAGTAATTTTTCGACAACACTTTCGAGATTATATGATCGATATAGGGGTCTACTGACGTTCGGCCGAGGTTCTGACGGGGGCTGGCCCCCGATATGGCACGTGGCACGATCGAACGAAGCGACCGTTCCGACAGTTTTTCAATCCCCTCTGTGCAGGTAGGCGACAGGCATGGGTAACACGGAGTCAGTGGACGAAACCGACTCGCTCGTGGAGTATGGCATCGAAGACCGACCGCCCCTTACCCGTTCTCTTCTGCTCGGTGTCCAGCATTACCTGACGATGATCGGCGCGAACATCGCCGTGCCCTTGATTCTCGCCGGAACGATGGGGATGCCTGGCCACGTGGAAGCGAAGTTCGTCGGCACCTTCTTCGTCGTCAGCGGGATCGCGACGCTGGCACAGACCACGTTCGGGAATCGGTATCCCATCGTGCAGGGCGCACCGTTCTCGATGCTCGCGCCCGCGATCGCCATCGTCGGGGCAAGTCTTACACTCCCCGGAATGGCCGATTGGAACGCCAAACTCCTCTTCCTGCAGGGTGCAATTATCAGTGCCGCGGTGGTCGAGGTGGCCATTGGCTACTTCGGGCTCGTGGGGAAGATCCGGGAGTACATCTCCCCGGTGGTGGTCGCGCCGGTCGTCACGTTGATCGGGCTGTCACTGTTTTCGGCACCACAGATCACTGACGTCAATGCCACCGTCCCGGGTGCACAGCAAAACTGGTATCTCCTTCTGTTGACGCTCGTGTTGATCGTCCTTTTCTCACAATATCTCAAAAATCGGAGTCGTCTGTTCAGTCTCTTTCCGATTTTGCTCGGCATCACGGTTGCGTGGCTGGTCGCGGCGATCGCGTCGGTCGCCGGGATCATCTCGTCAGGAGCGCCGGGTTTTGTCGATTTGGCGGCGATTCAGGGCGCGGATCCGATCCTGGTGCACTATCCACTGATGTGGGGCCTGCCGCGATTTGAACTGTCCTTCGCGATCGGGATGTTCGCGGGCGTTCTCGCGTCGATCATCGAGTCCTTCGCCGATTATCACGCCGTCGCCCGACTCTCGGGGGAGGGCGCGCCGTCGAAACAGCGGATCAATCACGGCATCGGGATGGAGGGGCTCGCGAACGTCTTCTCCGGGCTGATGGGGACCGGCGGATCGACCTCCTACTCCGAGAACATCGGCGCGATCGGGCTGACTGGCGTCGCCTCCAGATACGTGGTTCAGATCGGCGCGGCGGTCATGATCCTGGCCGGGTTTGTCGGGTACTTCGGCACGCTCGTCGCGACGATTCCCGACCCGATCGTCGGCGGGCTCTACATCGCCATGTTCGGCCAGATCGTGGCTGTCGGGCTCTCGAACCTGAAGTACGTCGATCTGGATTCCTCGCGAAACCTCTTCATCGTCGGGATCGCCATCTTCGCCGGGATGGCGATCCCCGCGTATATGGGCAACATCGACGCCGCGGCGGCCTCGATGGAGATTTCCGGATTCGAACTCTTCCGTCAGGGACTGATCGATGTCCCGCTTCTGGGGCCCGTCTTCGGTACCGAAATCGTCTCACAGACCGTCTACATCATTGGTGGCGTCCACATGGCCGTTGGCGGGATCATCGCGTTCATTCTCGATAACACGGTGCCGGGGACACGCGAAGAACGTGGCCTGGTCGCCTGGGAGGAGATGACTGAGAGCGACGACTCGTTCACGTCGGCAATCGAACGTGCCTCCGATCGTGTGGGGAGCGACCGCTGGCCGTTTTCCGGGGATTGAGCTGTCGCCCCGTCGCCGTTAATCGCCGACGCTGATGTTTTCGCGCAGGTCGTTCTCGATGGCTTCCAGCGTCCGCCCTTTCGTTTCGGGGACGAGCCCGTAGGTGAACGCGAACGCGACCGCGCTGAAGACGCCGAACAGCCAAAACGTCACCGACGGGCCGACGTTGGCCGTCAGGACCGGAAACGACAGCGCGACGGCGAGGTTCGCAACCCAGTTGGTGACCGTCGCGACCCCTTCGGCAGATCCGCGAACGGCCAGCGGATAGATCTCCGAGATGAGCAACCAGAAGACCGGCCCCAGCCCGATCGCGAAGAAGGAGATGTACAGCATGAGACAGACTGTCGCGGTAATGCTGAGCACCCCCGAGAGGCCCGGCAGGTAGAAGACGACCCCGAGGATCGCGAGCGTGACGGTCATCCCAGCGGTCCCGACCAGGAGGAGTGCTCGCCGGCCGACCCGGTCGATATAGGCGATCGCGACGACAGTCATCACCACGTTGACGACGCCGATCCCGACGGTCGCGAGGATCGAGGCCGCGCTGTCGAAGCCGGTCGCCTCCAGGATCGTCGGCGCGTAGTACATCACCGCGTTGATGCCGGTGATCTGCTGGAGGATTGCCAGACCGATCCCGACGATCAGGGCGGGGCGAAGCCACGGTTCGAGCAGTTTTCGGAGTCCAGCTTCGGTCTCACGTTCGACGGTCTCTTTGATCTCTTCGAGTTCCTCCTCGACGCTTCCCTTCCGGGTGCGCTGGAGGACGGCTTTGGCGCGTTCGCGCTGCCCGTGGCTGTAGAGCCATCGTGGACTTTCGGGCATCTTGAGGACACCGATCCCGAGGATGACTGCGGGGATCATCCCCGCGCCGAGCATCCACCGCCACGCGCCGTTGCCGGCGAAGAGGTAGTTCACGAAGTAGGACCCGAGAATACCGATCGTGACCATTAGCTGGTGCATCGAGGTCAGCCCACCGCGGATCCGCGGCGGTGCGATCTCGGAGATGTACAGCGGCCCAACGACTGACGCGAAGCCGATCGCGAGGCCGTCGATGAGTCGCCCCGCAACGAGCACGGGCACGGTCGGCGCGACCGCCATCAGGAACGAGCCCGTGAAGAAGACGCCCGCCGAGAGCATGATGAGCCGACGTCGGCCGATTTGGTCGGCGAGCCGTCCGCCGAGCGCCGCGCCCGCCGCCGCGCCCGCCATCGCCCCGCTCACGACGATGCCCTCGACCAACGCCGACATCTGGAAGCTCTCGTTGATGAACAGGATCGCCCCGGAGATGATGCCGGTGTCAAAGCCGAACAGGAGGCCGTTCAGCGCGGCCATCGCCGAGACGAGATAGACGAATCGGTCCCCGTCGCCACTCAACACGTTGGTTACTACGGATGTCGACATACACCCAGGGGCTCGCCAGTTGCCACGCAAAAGCGCTACGGCAATTCCCACAGGCTACTGCGGGGAACAATGCTGTCAGTTTTCCATTCGCGGAACCGTCCGAAAAATCAAATCGCTCGGTGGACATTTGACCGGTTCTCAATACCCTTGCGAACCCCTCTCAGTGCCGTTTTGGGCCGTCTTTCGGATTCGGCGGGCCCGCGCGACGAGCCGATTTCGGTGGTTCGCCGCTAGTCCTCTGAATCGCTTCCGATCAATCCCTGTAATGTTGTCAGGCGCTCCCTCAGTGTCGGGCGCTCCTGGTCGTCTGCTTCCCCTGGCTCGTCAGACTCCTCGCTGTCGGCCCCTACAGGATCGGCAGATTCCGCCTCGCTGTCGGACTCTCCATCGTGCTCAGATTCGCCGGGCTCATCAGCCTTGTTTTGCCTGTCAGGCTCCTCGCCGGCATCCGGCGGTCCTTCGCCGTCGGCGTCCGCCGGCTTGTCGGGTTCGTCATCCCGGTCGGGTGCTGTCTCACTGCCGGCGTCTGCTGACTCATCCGCGGCTTCATCGCCGTTGGCGTCCACTGGCTCGTCGGACTCTGTACCCATGTCCGGATCTCTCTGTTCGTCGGCCGGTTGTTCACGGCCGGATTCGCTTTCAGCGTCGAGTTCGCCGAGGGGCTCGGTCGTGTCCCCTTCGCCGGCACTGAACGGACTGTGGGACGCGACTCTTTCGACGAGTGGGTCCCGATGTTCCCGTTCCCGATCGGGTTTCGCCGGCGGTTCGAACCGGAACCGCTGGCCGTCGGCAAACACGTAGAACGCGCCCGTTCGCGTGTCCTCGATGACGCGGCTGTCGGTATCGATCGCGACGTTGACGAGTCCCGCAAGCGAGTCCGTCTCGGCCGTCGCCCCGCCGCGGGCGCCGGTACTGACCGCGCCGGTCGAGATCCACTCGTCGAACGACGCCCGGTCGGATCGGAACGCGAGCCATTCCCGTTCGCGATCCGAGATCGAAAGACGGCCCGTTCGAGTGGCGTACCCGAGTCCGAACACGCCCACCAGCCCAGCGATGAGCAACACAGGACCACCCATTTTTCGAAGCGGCCCGTACGTCGCCTGGACAGTGACTTCCTTCCGTTCTTTATCCGACTTCCGGACCGTCCCGGGATCCTCGATACCATAGACACCGCCGCTCGGATCGATCGGCAGGCGATACGTTCTGGTGGTGTTGACCTCCTTTCCGTTTCTGGTCCCCGAAAGCGCCACCTCGGCGACGACTTCGAGTTCGAGCTCGCCCGGTGTTCCGCCGAGGTTCTCGTCGATGCGCTCGACCTCGGCGGCGGCCCCACTCACGTTCAGCGAAAACGGGCTCTCGATCGTCTCGCCCGGGGATAGCGAATATCGGTGGTCCCGGTTCAGCTGTCGGTTTATCTCCCAGTAGACCGTTTCGGACGCCTCCCGTTGACTCTCGGCCGATCGGAGCTCCAGAGCTGTCCTGACTGTCACACTCAGGTCACCGCCGTCGGTTGCGGTGTACGTGTACGTCAGCGCCCCCGCCAATCTGGGTGTCGTCTGCGTAAAGTACGCCGATCGGTTTTCGAGCCTTTCACCCGTCTCAAACGCCGCTGTTCCGTTCACGACGGTCGCGTGATGGTGAAACTCGCCGGCCGACTCCCATTCGGATACCGTCTCCGTCACGGTCTCCGTCCCGGGCTTGGCATGGGTCGTATACGTGAGATACCCCCCCACAGCACCGACCATCACCACCACAGCGACGACCAGCGTGAAATTGTCGGCGATACCCCTCCGGATCCGAAGCCCCCGCCCCCGATCGCGCATATAAGTTCAATTTCCGATGACTATGATATAATGGTTGGGGATGGATCGGGGTTTCACCGGCGGGAAAGAACGCGTTTGAGCCGGGACGGCGTCTCGCGGGATCGGGAGCGAACCCGGCCCGAGGCGACCACGACCGTCCCGAGCAGGTACAGCGATCCACCGAGCAGGAGATCGATTGCGACGATCGGCGCCCACGGATGGAACGCATACAGGGTGGCGATCATCCCTTCCGGGAGGACGAGCAGGTACCGATGTTCGACGAGGTAGTGACGATAGTAGCCAGTTTCGGGCGGGGCCGAGAGGCGAAGCGTCGCGTTGACGGTCGAGTGCCCCCCGATGACTGTCCGCTGTGGCTCGATATCGATCCTCTCGCTTGTCGGTTCGATATACGTTACCATCGGTACGAACCCCCCATTCCCGAGTTGATATCTGGTTGATTCGGTCGTGTTCTGCTCGATGACTCGTATCCCTGGGGCGTCGCTTTCGGCGCTCACGACGCCGAACTCCTGTGGACCGGCGGGCAGAACCATCGTCGCTGTGGCCGACAGGACCACGGCGGCTGCGAAGATCCCCACGATCAATCTGACGTCCACACCCGTCTTTCGGGACGTGTCACGTCCCGACGATCGGTCGCTGCCCACGAGTACGTCGGCCACGTAGCCGAGTACCGATGCGCCGGCCAGCAGATAGGCCAGTCCCTGCGTCCCAAGCAGCGACCGGATGCCAAGGAGCGTGGCGAGGTGTCGTTGGAGTGTCCCGAGGACGTGCTGGATCGTGCTCACGGCCGTGCCGATAGCAGGGATCGAGAGAACATTCCCGCCCGGTTGCCACGCGGTGGCGACGATCTGTGTCTCGCTGACTACCGGCTCGTTGCCGTCCTGATCGGTGAACGGGTTGGCGTCGCCACGGGTGATATATCCCCGGTCAGTTTTCTCGACGACGCGATGGGTCGCAAGTCCGCCACCCTGGATTGTTTCGGCCTGGAATGTAACGACATCTCCCTTTTCGACCGGTCCGGCAAGCGCCGACGGGATGGCCACGAACCCGTCCCCCGGATCGAGTGTCGGTTCCATGCTCCCCGTCGTGACGTATCCCAGTAGCACCGGCTGGCCGAGCACCTGCCCGGCGACCATCGCGACCAGGAAGATCGCGATGACTGCCTTTCCCACCCCCGCTAGCACCCCCCGCAGTCCCATTGTCGAAGGCTTGCCCCTCATCCTATAAAATAGTTGGTGCACGGACACGATATCGATGGGTGTGTCCGGCCGATGTACCACCTCGATCTATTCTCTGGATGCTGATATGCTCACGTATCGGGGAACTCACGGCCCGGCCCTGCTTTCACTGAGCAGATGGGTGGCCTATGACGCGTGCCTGGGGGGACCGCAATGGCTCGGGGACACGACTTTCGGGCCGACTGACAACCGGTCAGAACCGATTCCGACGTACGCCGTTCCTCTTTGCCGAACGATTCGATCGTCTGAACCGATTCAGGAGGGAGCCAGCCACCGACTGGACACCCAACCCAAGGACAGTCGTCATGTAGACCCCAGTCAGAAAGTACCACGGCTTTCGGCTAATCCCGCCCCAGCCGATGTGTGCGGCGTTTCCGAACGCGAAATACACGCCGAAAAATAACAGCCCGTACGCGATTCGCTTGTCGTCCCTGTAGGCGAAAACCACGAGCAGTCCGAGAAGGACGCCGAGCTGAAACGTGTGAATATCCATATACGAACTGAATATCTCGCCCAGGATTTCGACCATTCGTCAGTCACAGGTCGCCGAACTACGGATAAAAGCCCTCTGCCGTTATTATTGATTCCGATAATGCAATCGATTTTTGGATGATATACTCATTACATCTTCATATTCGGTTCTGACTCCAAAATAATATGTTTGAAGAACAATATCCAATTATATAATGATTTATATTGGGTCCGGTGGGCTGGGATCGCCGTCAGCTTCAGCACCCGCCCACTCGTCATACCCCACAGCCACACCGCTTTCGCCTTCCGGGCTGGTCGTGACCGATCTTTCCATACAATTGATATTGGAGCGGGACGGAGTATGGACTGTGTCTGGAACCGTCTTGGCCGCGACGGATCTGCGGGTGAGACGCGGGAGTAGTGACGTGATCGCTGGGCTCTCGTTGACTGTTCGAGATGGCGAGACGGTTCTCATACAGGGAAAAAGCGGGAGCGGGAAGTCGACGCTGTTCGAGGTATTCGGCCTGTTGTCCGATTGTTCGTCGGGTGAACTCCACATCGACGGCGTCGACGTACGGGACCTTTCGAGACGGGAGCGAGCGCTCTTCCGGCGGGACCGACTCGGGATGGTGTATCAGGATTTCCAACTGGTCCCCGACCTGACCGCCCGTGAGAACGCCCGTCTCCCACAAAGTCACGGGGGCGGACACGATCCTGCATGGCTGGAGACGATCTTCGAGCGCCTGGAGATCGGCGGGATCGGCGATCAGTATCCCGCTACGCTGTCGGGTGGCGAAAAACAGCGGGTCGCGATCGCCCGTGCGGTCGCCAACAAGCCCGGGATCGTCATCGCCGACGAACCCACCGGGCAACTCGACCCGGAAACGACCGATCGCGTCATCGCGCTGCTGTTCGAGGCCCAGGAACTCGCGGGGACGACGTTGTTGACTGTGAGTCATGACCGACGAATCACTTCCCGTTTCGAGCGTGTCTATCGACTTGCCGAAGGCACGCTCCATCGACTCGAGACGGGCGAGGAGAAACCGGGTCTGGAGTGATGAGTCACAGACGCCAGTTGCTGGCGCGGTATTCGCGCCGCGATCGGCTGTCGATGGTTGTCATCGGCGTCTCGATCGCGTTTCTGACCGGGAGCGCGTTGCTCCTCGTGAGTGCGACCGACCAGTTGGGGACGATCGCTGCCGACTTCGACACGACGGGCTACGTGACCGGGTATCAGTCGATCGAGTCGGCGGCCCGAACTGCCGGGAGTGACGCGGTGTTTCCGATCGCGACGGTACCGATCGACGGCACGAACGTGACTGTCCTGGGTGTTCCACCGGGGGCCAACGAGACGATCACCGCGGCGACGCCGGATGCCGGTCTCGCGAGCGCCCTCACGAACGGTCCACGGACCGTCGAAGTCCGGGGAACGACCGTGAAACAGATCCAAATCTCGGGGAGGCCGAGCATCGGGATGATCCCCGACAGCTGGTACCTCGCCGAGAGCACCCTCGTCGAACAGTTCACTACCGACGGCGCTGTCGTGGTCGAGACCGGTGCCAACGCCGTCGAGCGGACGGGCGTCCGTGGCGGATCGATCCCGCTACGCGGGGCCGCACACTTTTTC is from Halorhabdus sp. BNX81 and encodes:
- a CDS encoding solute carrier family 23 protein produces the protein MGNTESVDETDSLVEYGIEDRPPLTRSLLLGVQHYLTMIGANIAVPLILAGTMGMPGHVEAKFVGTFFVVSGIATLAQTTFGNRYPIVQGAPFSMLAPAIAIVGASLTLPGMADWNAKLLFLQGAIISAAVVEVAIGYFGLVGKIREYISPVVVAPVVTLIGLSLFSAPQITDVNATVPGAQQNWYLLLLTLVLIVLFSQYLKNRSRLFSLFPILLGITVAWLVAAIASVAGIISSGAPGFVDLAAIQGADPILVHYPLMWGLPRFELSFAIGMFAGVLASIIESFADYHAVARLSGEGAPSKQRINHGIGMEGLANVFSGLMGTGGSTSYSENIGAIGLTGVASRYVVQIGAAVMILAGFVGYFGTLVATIPDPIVGGLYIAMFGQIVAVGLSNLKYVDLDSSRNLFIVGIAIFAGMAIPAYMGNIDAAAASMEISGFELFRQGLIDVPLLGPVFGTEIVSQTVYIIGGVHMAVGGIIAFILDNTVPGTREERGLVAWEEMTESDDSFTSAIERASDRVGSDRWPFSGD
- a CDS encoding substrate-binding domain-containing protein, which gives rise to MPTDDNQVRISAGRGISRRRVMQQLGALSAVGGLAGCLQQGDTEAETDGEGNGSGDGAAPSYQRIDLNPPPTDLDFTRDPPERDVTMVCHNGAISFWNPAIGGLHDAATQLGWNATFTGPSGGFDAQGQVNILENVVASQPDVIITTVTNTQAYNTVINDALDNDIVVLTFNTNSLRGEGRQFMRDEFGRALPFVGQDQYSSGYANGMALVEKLPDDASKVTVGLADQGHSGMVSRANGAEDAIKQRTDIELTERVEYGDAASDGVSAVENHLTANPDLDGMVGSGVYSWFIGQAADQQGMAEDMIIGGFDLDQNTLEYIQDGVMNYTTGQDPYSQGYFPVLQAFAYLERGMPPKEYLTGAEIIDQDVIDFALERRNWGELLNYHGV
- a CDS encoding polysaccharide deacetylase family protein, translating into MTDQDTGERSVIDRRRFLTIAGAAGLTTLAGCQEDNTSNQGETPPDGTITPDQSGMVNIGTETPTETETEADTETETETETETETETDTETETETETETELDPDVPQSANGPLAPLPTPDRNGVPKPTGDPGGLEVLDWAGFNGAVTYSYNNGQPSQLEHYDALAGTEMNMSFYLAINVNEDVAGFEEGWTQARQDGHELGNQTVSHPYGDMTESSFGEPLSDPAAEIEQCNQYIIDTLGQEDVWTMAAPYGDSEWIEPAEQSDLFLNRKLGGGEISPNDNSDPYDLPCYVAEEGDTAETFIDLIDGARANSEWQILVFHSITPTTQEWYAPVEIDAIIDSIEHAKSAGDVWIDTLATVGAYWRGQQLFASADVTESGEETVWEWTVPEDFPEGRHLRVTVDGGTLSQNGTELDWNTHGYYEVALDEESLTLSP
- a CDS encoding polysaccharide deacetylase family protein — its product is MSDQDTGEPTAVDRRRFLAIAGATGLTTLAGCEEATTEGQNTPTESTDTSTPTETTTDTETTTETQTETETETDTETETETETELDPDVPQSANGPLAPLPTPDRNGVPKPTGEPGGLEVLDWAGFEGAVTYTYDDGQPSNLQHYDALAATEMNMTFYLTSNVDFDGYEGGWTLAAQDGHELGNHTVSHPYADMTESSFGEPVEDTATEIQQCSQYIIETLGQEDVWTMAAPYGDTGWSEPAEQSDLFLSRGVGGGAVTPDDDADPYNLPCYMAQEGDTAETFTDLIDDAREAGEWQIFLFHTIAPTDEVWYAPVEIDAIIDSIEHAKSAGDVWIDTLATVGAYWRGHQLLESAEVAESGEETIWEWTVPEDFPAGRHVRVTVDGGTLSQNGTELDWNTHGYYEVDLDEASLTLST
- a CDS encoding Sjogren's syndrome/scleroderma autoantigen 1 family protein; protein product: MSDFDEEAERERLREQFEHDRKKREATEQMSELLLQGATMTDTHCERCGDPIFRYDGQEFCPTCQQSAGENAASEAEATDGTAETQDATTNAGAQTGAQSGAQTGDTKPQSEPETAKASAQPPVESPTSPAHEEPPQPETPGHARGETGPQHDQRVDVPGLEPGASPQPTRDAGDLQDARDSLVATLSTFARQAEATDDPRRATDALEAAREAAEALAALDGTR
- a CDS encoding sugar porter family MFS transporter, coding for MSTSVVTNVLSGDGDRFVYLVSAMAALNGLLFGFDTGIISGAILFINESFQMSALVEGIVVSGAMAGAAAGAALGGRLADQIGRRRLIMLSAGVFFTGSFLMAVAPTVPVLVAGRLIDGLAIGFASVVGPLYISEIAPPRIRGGLTSMHQLMVTIGILGSYFVNYLFAGNGAWRWMLGAGMIPAVILGIGVLKMPESPRWLYSHGQRERAKAVLQRTRKGSVEEELEEIKETVERETEAGLRKLLEPWLRPALIVGIGLAILQQITGINAVMYYAPTILEATGFDSAASILATVGIGVVNVVMTVVAIAYIDRVGRRALLLVGTAGMTVTLAILGVVFYLPGLSGVLSITATVCLMLYISFFAIGLGPVFWLLISEIYPLAVRGSAEGVATVTNWVANLAVALSFPVLTANVGPSVTFWLFGVFSAVAFAFTYGLVPETKGRTLEAIENDLRENISVGD